A portion of the Candidatus Zixiibacteriota bacterium genome contains these proteins:
- a CDS encoding PorV/PorQ family protein, with protein MKPKRLILATFLLLFAGTASYGAKYAGDAFSLGAGARGLALGGAIVAGPFDASAPYWNPAGLNSLPGQNIIAMHAEMFGSLLNHDFAAYTRYRGEKKFLSAYGIYFYYLGGGGIKLTDLDPNTGRPFVVREESHSDIIVSGAIAGKLKEQLDWGVSLKFLYRDLATVTGYGVSADLGAVYKPFEYLNFGLTVADLFTGHLGYSNGSSESINPTVKPGILFTDSYKEFRGRLVASGDFKFEGIRQNSQYWMGDISMDLHFGAEISYLEMVFLRAGSDIGRFTGGVGVEIKRVRIDAAYLNDSEFDETIRLSLGYSF; from the coding sequence ATGAAACCAAAGAGATTGATACTGGCAACATTCCTTTTGCTCTTTGCCGGGACAGCATCTTACGGCGCCAAGTACGCCGGTGATGCCTTTTCTTTAGGTGCCGGGGCGAGAGGACTGGCGCTGGGCGGGGCAATTGTGGCGGGACCATTTGACGCCTCTGCCCCATACTGGAACCCGGCTGGACTTAACAGCCTTCCAGGACAGAATATAATTGCGATGCATGCTGAAATGTTTGGCTCGCTTCTCAACCACGATTTTGCCGCCTATACTCGATACCGGGGTGAAAAGAAGTTCCTGTCGGCATACGGCATCTATTTCTATTATCTGGGAGGCGGCGGGATAAAACTGACCGACCTTGACCCCAATACCGGACGTCCTTTTGTTGTCAGAGAAGAGTCGCATAGCGATATAATTGTTTCAGGAGCGATAGCCGGCAAGCTGAAAGAGCAGCTCGATTGGGGAGTATCACTGAAGTTTCTTTATCGGGATTTGGCGACGGTTACCGGATACGGAGTTTCCGCTGACCTGGGCGCGGTCTATAAGCCCTTTGAATACCTGAACTTCGGTCTGACGGTGGCGGACCTCTTCACAGGCCATCTGGGATATTCCAATGGTTCTTCCGAGTCGATAAATCCCACTGTTAAGCCCGGCATACTGTTCACTGACAGTTACAAGGAGTTCCGGGGACGTCTGGTGGCATCGGGAGATTTCAAGTTCGAAGGGATTCGCCAGAATAGTCAGTACTGGATGGGGGATATCTCGATGGACCTTCATTTCGGGGCGGAAATATCGTATCTTGAGATGGTTTTCCTCAGGGCCGGCTCTGATATTGGGCGCTTCACCGGAGGGGTTGGGGTTGAGATAAAGCGGGTGCGCATTGACGCCGCCTATTTGAATGACAGCGAGTTCGACGAAACGATCAGACTTTCGCTCGGTTACAGTTTCTAA
- a CDS encoding AtpZ/AtpI family protein has product MPDLKEPRKGKGKIEYRQLGLLGTIPIIMVVGPVVGFFIGRWLDSKLGTAPFLLILFLIFGFIASGKEIYRIIKRAEEKPDKTKDEN; this is encoded by the coding sequence ATGCCCGATTTAAAGGAACCGCGGAAGGGTAAGGGTAAGATTGAATATCGACAACTCGGTTTGCTTGGAACTATCCCAATTATTATGGTGGTCGGCCCGGTGGTCGGCTTCTTTATTGGTAGATGGCTCGATTCCAAACTGGGGACCGCCCCTTTCCTGCTTATCCTCTTTTTGATTTTCGGGTTTATCGCCTCCGGCAAAGAGATATACAGGATTATAAAAAGAGCCGAAGAGAAGCCTGATAAGACCAAAGATGAGAATTGA